The Chryseobacterium nakagawai genome has a segment encoding these proteins:
- a CDS encoding porin family protein, whose product MKKLLLIAAVAVLGVNASAQSLKFGPKAGYSYSTLKLKADGHSETSDPVHTFYVGGIVEYKFNDNFGIQGELLYSPLGGKVKVAETDPDDPTTFLNFKSKQTLHTLLIPVSAKYFITEGLSVSAGASFGVILSAKAKYTADFGIGLPGFEINADQEVDIKDQTSSLNIAPFLGAEYALENGLFFDARYNLGVSNLAKHPEGNAKTTNSFIQVGVGFKFGGN is encoded by the coding sequence ATGAAAAAACTTTTACTTATTGCAGCCGTAGCTGTATTGGGAGTTAATGCAAGTGCACAGTCTCTAAAATTCGGTCCTAAAGCAGGATACTCTTATTCTACTCTAAAACTAAAAGCTGATGGTCATTCTGAAACTTCAGATCCTGTACATACATTTTATGTTGGGGGAATTGTAGAATATAAATTTAATGATAACTTTGGTATCCAAGGAGAGCTTTTATATTCTCCACTAGGAGGTAAAGTGAAAGTAGCTGAAACTGATCCGGATGATCCAACTACATTTTTAAACTTTAAATCAAAGCAAACTCTTCATACCCTATTGATTCCTGTTTCTGCTAAATACTTCATTACTGAAGGGTTATCTGTTTCTGCAGGAGCAAGTTTTGGGGTGATTCTTTCTGCTAAAGCAAAATATACTGCAGATTTCGGAATTGGCCTTCCGGGGTTTGAGATTAATGCTGATCAGGAAGTTGATATTAAAGACCAGACAAGTAGTTTAAATATTGCTCCTTTCTTAGGTGCTGAGTATGCTTTGGAAAATGGTTTATTCTTTGATGCAAGATATAACCTTGGAGTTTCTAACCTGGCAAAACACCCTGAAGGTAATGCGAAAACAACTAACAGCTTCATTCAGGTAGGTGTAGGTTTCAAATTTGGAGGGAACTAA
- a CDS encoding PhoH family protein: MFELTYDLEDIDAKIFYGVNNQYFNLLKSSFPTIKITGRDHYIFAMGNQEALDILKQKLDDIVKFISKNNSIGLKDVENLLNIKDENEKQLIFDQDIIVKGVNGKVIKAKTTNLKKLVKETEKKDMVFAIGPAGTGKTYTSVALAARALRDKEVKRIILTRPAVEAGESLGFLPGDLKEKLDPYLQPLYDALRDMIPHEKLEGFMEKKVIEVAPLAFMRGRTLDDAFVILDEAQNTTHAQMKMFLTRMGMNAKFIITGDPSQIDLPKNQQSGLKEAMRILNGVKEIGFVHLTEEDVVRHPVVRKIILAYNDEDKRLRND, encoded by the coding sequence ATGTTTGAATTGACCTATGATCTGGAAGATATCGATGCGAAAATCTTCTATGGAGTTAATAACCAATATTTCAACTTATTAAAATCAAGCTTCCCTACGATTAAAATTACGGGAAGAGACCATTATATTTTTGCAATGGGAAATCAGGAAGCTTTAGATATACTGAAGCAAAAACTGGATGATATTGTAAAATTTATTTCGAAAAACAACTCAATAGGGTTGAAAGATGTTGAAAATCTTCTGAATATTAAAGATGAAAATGAAAAACAACTCATCTTTGACCAGGATATCATCGTAAAAGGAGTAAATGGAAAGGTGATTAAAGCAAAAACTACCAATCTTAAAAAATTGGTTAAAGAAACAGAGAAAAAAGATATGGTTTTTGCCATTGGGCCTGCCGGAACAGGAAAAACGTATACCAGTGTAGCATTGGCGGCAAGAGCTTTAAGAGATAAGGAAGTAAAACGGATTATCTTGACAAGACCCGCTGTAGAAGCAGGGGAGAGTCTTGGGTTTTTACCGGGAGACCTTAAAGAGAAGCTGGATCCGTATTTGCAGCCTTTATATGACGCACTTCGTGATATGATTCCGCATGAAAAGCTGGAAGGATTTATGGAGAAGAAAGTAATTGAAGTAGCTCCGCTAGCCTTTATGAGAGGGCGTACCCTTGATGATGCTTTTGTAATTCTTGATGAAGCTCAAAATACAACCCATGCTCAAATGAAAATGTTTCTGACAAGGATGGGAATGAATGCAAAGTTTATCATTACAGGAGATCCAAGCCAGATTGACCTTCCGAAGAATCAACAATCCGGATTGAAAGAAGCTATGAGGATTTTGAATGGAGTGAAAGAAATTGGTTTTGTGCATCTTACAGAAGAAGATGTGGTGAGGCATCCTGTTGTAAGAAAGATTATTCTGGCATATAATGATGAGGATAAAAGGCTGAGAAATGATTAA
- a CDS encoding SAM hydrolase/SAM-dependent halogenase family protein, whose protein sequence is MSIITLTSDFGNLDYRVAAVKGKILSLNPEVNIIDITHDIQAFNLIQTSYIVRNAYKYFPKGSIHILSVDSFYHKSRKNILYKADGSYFLAADNGLLSLIFFDIKPEAIYEITLNNRFDDIINFTSTDIFVPAAVHLANGGLPEVIGRKIDTAKQLMFPRAVYNESEGMIIGEVTYIDNFGNIISNINQDFFENISKGYSGFTIKFRNLSLSRIFSSHTEVVSDWERETEFHGQSAAIFNDSQLLELTIYKGSKKNGAKSLFGLNVGENIYIEFM, encoded by the coding sequence ATGTCAATTATTACCCTTACTTCGGATTTCGGAAATTTAGATTACAGAGTTGCCGCTGTGAAAGGTAAAATTCTGTCTCTAAATCCTGAGGTTAATATTATTGATATAACCCACGACATCCAGGCATTCAATCTTATACAAACCTCATATATTGTAAGAAATGCTTATAAATATTTCCCAAAAGGAAGTATTCATATCCTTTCTGTGGACAGTTTTTACCATAAATCAAGAAAAAATATTCTTTATAAAGCTGATGGTTCTTACTTTCTGGCTGCAGACAACGGTCTCTTAAGTCTGATCTTTTTTGATATTAAACCGGAGGCAATCTACGAAATCACACTGAATAACCGTTTTGATGATATTATTAATTTCACTTCTACGGATATTTTTGTACCGGCAGCTGTACATCTTGCCAACGGAGGTCTTCCTGAAGTAATTGGAAGAAAGATAGATACTGCTAAGCAACTGATGTTCCCAAGGGCTGTTTATAATGAATCTGAAGGAATGATTATTGGTGAAGTAACTTACATTGATAATTTCGGAAATATAATCTCAAATATCAATCAAGATTTCTTTGAAAATATCAGCAAGGGATACAGTGGTTTTACTATAAAATTCAGAAACCTAAGCCTTTCAAGAATATTTTCCAGCCATACAGAAGTAGTTTCAGACTGGGAAAGGGAGACGGAATTCCATGGGCAGTCTGCAGCAATCTTCAATGACAGCCAGCTATTGGAACTTACAATCTATAAAGGAAGCAAGAAAAACGGAGCTAAAAGCCTGTTTGGATTGAATGTAGGTGAAAATATCTATATTGAATTCATGTAA
- a CDS encoding dihydrolipoamide acetyltransferase family protein, with translation MAEYKLLLPSMGEGVMEATIITWLFNEGDNVKEDDSVVEIATDKVDSDVPTPVSGKIVKILKQKDEVAKVGEAIAILEIEGEGSASEEVTTETPAATPDTETLKAIEQPLQTTATSNVEFSGDLYLSPLVKSIAQQENISETELKSIKGNGLEGRITKEDILAYVANRGSQPAQQAAPAQAASTPKPAVSAPAATISAGAGDEIIPMDRMRKIIAENMVKAKQIAPHVTSFIETDVTNVVKWRNKNKAIFEKREGEKLTFMPIFVKAVVKAIQDFPMINVSVSGENIIKKKNINIGMATALPDGNLIVPVIKNADQLSLSGLAKAINDLAYRARNKKLRPEDTQGATYTISNVGSFGNLMGTPIIPQPQVAILAIGAIVKKPAVLETADGDVIAIRNLMFMSHSYDHRVVDGSLGGMMLKHVHDYLENWDLNTEI, from the coding sequence ATGGCAGAATACAAATTATTGCTTCCTTCCATGGGAGAAGGGGTTATGGAAGCGACAATTATCACTTGGTTATTCAATGAAGGTGATAACGTAAAAGAGGATGACTCTGTAGTAGAAATTGCAACAGATAAAGTAGATTCAGACGTTCCGACACCAGTTTCGGGGAAAATCGTAAAAATTTTAAAGCAAAAAGATGAAGTTGCAAAAGTAGGTGAGGCCATTGCTATTTTAGAAATTGAAGGAGAAGGGTCTGCTTCTGAGGAAGTAACCACTGAAACACCGGCAGCTACTCCGGATACTGAAACTTTAAAAGCCATTGAGCAGCCTTTACAAACTACTGCTACATCCAATGTAGAATTCTCAGGAGATCTTTATCTATCTCCACTTGTAAAATCAATTGCACAACAGGAAAATATTTCTGAAACCGAACTAAAATCCATCAAAGGAAACGGTTTAGAAGGAAGAATTACTAAGGAAGATATATTAGCATATGTTGCTAACAGAGGAAGCCAGCCTGCTCAGCAAGCAGCTCCGGCACAGGCAGCCTCTACTCCAAAACCTGCAGTTTCTGCTCCGGCAGCGACAATTTCTGCAGGCGCAGGTGATGAGATCATTCCTATGGACAGAATGAGAAAGATCATCGCTGAAAACATGGTAAAAGCAAAACAAATTGCTCCCCACGTTACTTCTTTCATTGAAACAGACGTTACCAACGTTGTAAAATGGAGAAACAAAAACAAAGCGATCTTCGAAAAGCGTGAAGGTGAAAAACTTACTTTCATGCCTATTTTCGTAAAAGCTGTAGTAAAAGCAATTCAGGATTTCCCAATGATCAATGTTTCTGTAAGTGGTGAAAATATCATCAAAAAGAAAAATATCAACATCGGTATGGCAACCGCTCTGCCAGACGGAAACCTTATTGTTCCTGTAATCAAAAATGCAGACCAGTTATCTCTTTCGGGTCTTGCTAAAGCCATCAATGATTTAGCTTACAGAGCAAGAAATAAGAAATTAAGACCAGAAGATACTCAAGGAGCAACGTATACTATTTCTAACGTAGGAAGCTTTGGGAACCTTATGGGAACTCCAATTATTCCTCAACCACAGGTTGCGATCCTTGCCATTGGAGCTATCGTTAAGAAGCCTGCGGTTCTTGAAACAGCAGATGGTGATGTAATTGCTATCAGAAACTTAATGTTTATGTCTCATTCTTATGACCACAGAGTGGTAGATGGATCTTTAGGAGGAATGATGTTGAAACATGTTCACGACTATCTTGAAAACTGGGATCTGAACACGGAAATATAA
- a CDS encoding serine hydrolase domain-containing protein: MKQFILVTFALSISVTAYSQKAVSSALIDQYVKEVIKINQIPGLAIGIIKDDKIIFQQYYGTETLENNKKVDSNSMFRIYSTSKLMSNIGIFQLIEKGQLSLEDNLSKHLENLPKEWQEVKIKNLLTHSSGIPNLIAFNDLSADDSNAKVFERLTKEKMEFKTGNQFRYNQTNYLLLTMIIEKITGQSFENFILNNQFSDSKNEIVFSSNAIEKIPKRVVKYNYNPEKKQYEKSTDISGTRAHSANGIAITLPAFLKWSIHLSKNDLLNQKTKEMMWQPFDFGNKKDVFAYGWDINKVNNITSYAFSGGNVSAYKIYPQNNMAIIMMSNGYNLFPIQYRIINHIASMIDKNLTDDYSLADETIISEFSKKNNPDAEKIYYSIKVKNPKWNFENTLNDIGYILLRNSRIDEAVKVFALNAKENPQSANAFDSLGEGYFYAKNYVLALDNYKKSLAINPENTNAEKMIHTIEDLIKKK; encoded by the coding sequence ATGAAACAATTCATTTTGGTCACATTCGCTTTAAGCATTTCGGTGACAGCCTATTCTCAGAAAGCTGTTTCATCAGCATTAATAGATCAATACGTAAAAGAAGTTATTAAAATCAACCAGATTCCCGGTTTGGCTATTGGTATTATAAAAGATGACAAGATCATTTTTCAACAGTATTATGGTACGGAGACCCTTGAAAATAACAAAAAGGTTGATTCAAATTCAATGTTCAGAATATATTCTACATCAAAGTTAATGTCAAATATTGGTATTTTTCAATTGATTGAAAAAGGTCAGTTATCTTTGGAAGACAACCTCTCAAAGCATCTTGAAAATTTACCTAAAGAATGGCAGGAGGTGAAGATAAAAAATTTATTGACTCATTCTTCGGGAATTCCTAATCTTATTGCTTTTAATGATCTTTCAGCAGATGATTCTAATGCTAAAGTTTTTGAACGGCTGACAAAAGAAAAAATGGAATTTAAAACAGGAAATCAATTCAGGTATAATCAGACAAATTACCTTCTTCTTACCATGATTATTGAAAAAATAACGGGACAGTCTTTTGAAAATTTCATCCTGAACAATCAGTTTTCCGATTCTAAAAACGAAATTGTTTTTTCTTCAAACGCTATCGAAAAAATACCTAAACGTGTTGTAAAATACAATTACAATCCCGAGAAGAAGCAATACGAAAAATCTACTGATATTAGCGGAACAAGAGCTCATTCGGCCAACGGAATAGCGATAACACTTCCTGCATTTTTAAAATGGAGCATTCATCTTAGTAAAAATGATTTATTAAATCAAAAAACAAAGGAAATGATGTGGCAGCCCTTTGATTTTGGCAATAAAAAAGATGTTTTTGCTTATGGCTGGGATATCAATAAGGTAAACAATATCACTTCTTACGCTTTTTCTGGTGGAAATGTAAGCGCCTATAAAATTTACCCACAGAATAATATGGCTATCATCATGATGTCTAACGGATATAACTTATTCCCTATTCAGTATAGGATCATTAATCATATTGCTTCTATGATTGATAAAAATCTAACAGATGATTATTCATTGGCAGATGAAACCATTATTTCTGAATTTTCTAAAAAGAATAATCCTGATGCGGAGAAAATCTATTATTCCATAAAAGTAAAAAATCCAAAGTGGAATTTTGAGAACACCCTGAATGATATAGGTTATATTTTACTGAGAAATTCAAGAATTGATGAGGCTGTTAAGGTTTTTGCTTTAAATGCTAAGGAAAATCCACAGTCGGCAAATGCTTTTGATAGTTTGGGTGAAGGCTATTTTTATGCTAAGAATTACGTTTTGGCTTTAGATAATTATAAAAAATCATTAGCAATAAATCCTGAAAATACCAATGCTGAAAAAATGATTCATACAATAGAAGACCTGATAAAAAAGAAATAA
- a CDS encoding chloride channel protein — protein sequence MLKILVLIRTSLKKSFDNIRNEQLKNNLLQAIPFWIGSVITGFFAVLYAQIFAWGENLMNFIFDWHAWMIFIIAPIGFVLSWWLVKEFAPNAKGSGIPQVMAAVELANPKEHNKIRSLLSLKIIFFKIISSVVLVIGGGAVGREGPTIQIAGSVFRKVNEYLPDWWPKISKKNMIMTGAAAGLAAAFNTPLGGIVFAVEELSKTHINYFKTALFTAVIIAGLTAQTLAGSYLYLGYPKTNDVSLMVMFPIVLVAATAGIMASQLSVIMLKINGWKKKTLKTDKANVVFLIVCALIIASIAYFINREILGSGKEIMERVLFTKDKHEDWYVPILRMLGPALSFTSGGAGGIFAPALTAGASIGSVISGVIHLTPNETNVVILGGMVAFLTGITRAPFTSAIIVLEMTDRHSLIFHLMLAGMVSSIASILVSRHSLYDVLKVNFLTELRKD from the coding sequence ATGCTGAAAATCCTTGTCCTTATTCGAACATCCCTGAAAAAATCATTTGATAATATCCGGAATGAACAGTTGAAAAACAACCTTCTTCAGGCTATTCCTTTCTGGATAGGGTCTGTGATTACAGGTTTTTTTGCAGTATTATATGCTCAGATATTTGCCTGGGGTGAAAACCTTATGAATTTTATCTTTGACTGGCATGCATGGATGATCTTCATTATTGCTCCTATTGGATTTGTGCTTTCCTGGTGGTTGGTTAAAGAATTTGCACCCAATGCTAAAGGAAGCGGTATTCCGCAGGTGATGGCGGCTGTGGAACTTGCCAATCCTAAAGAACATAACAAAATCAGAAGCCTTTTAAGCTTAAAAATCATCTTCTTTAAAATTATTTCTTCTGTTGTTTTGGTGATTGGTGGTGGTGCTGTAGGTCGTGAAGGACCTACAATTCAGATCGCGGGTTCTGTTTTCAGAAAGGTTAATGAATACCTTCCTGATTGGTGGCCTAAGATCTCTAAGAAAAACATGATCATGACAGGTGCCGCGGCCGGACTTGCCGCAGCTTTTAACACTCCTCTTGGAGGAATTGTATTTGCAGTAGAGGAATTATCCAAAACACACATCAACTACTTTAAAACAGCTTTATTTACAGCGGTTATTATTGCTGGTCTCACGGCCCAAACGTTAGCTGGATCTTATTTATATTTAGGCTATCCAAAAACCAATGACGTTTCTCTAATGGTGATGTTTCCCATCGTACTTGTAGCAGCTACAGCCGGAATTATGGCCAGCCAGCTTTCCGTTATTATGCTAAAAATTAATGGCTGGAAAAAGAAAACACTGAAAACAGATAAAGCGAATGTTGTATTTTTGATTGTATGTGCTTTAATCATTGCATCGATCGCCTATTTTATCAATAGGGAAATTCTAGGATCAGGAAAAGAAATTATGGAACGGGTACTTTTTACAAAAGATAAACATGAAGACTGGTATGTTCCCATTTTAAGAATGCTTGGTCCTGCCCTATCTTTTACTTCCGGAGGAGCCGGTGGTATTTTTGCACCAGCCCTGACTGCCGGAGCAAGTATTGGTTCTGTTATTTCAGGGGTTATTCATTTAACTCCCAATGAAACCAATGTAGTCATTTTAGGTGGAATGGTAGCTTTTCTTACCGGAATTACACGTGCCCCATTTACATCAGCCATCATTGTACTAGAAATGACTGACAGGCATTCTTTAATTTTTCATTTAATGCTTGCCGGCATGGTTTCTTCTATTGCTTCAATCTTGGTAAGCAGACATTCCTTATATGATGTATTAAAAGTAAATTTTCTAACAGAACTCCGGAAAGACTAA
- the rpsF gene encoding 30S ribosomal protein S6 has protein sequence MNNYETVFILTPVLSESQVEEAVNKYVDLIKEKNCEIVAKENWGLKKLAYPIQLKKNGFYTLIEFKGEGSVVADLELAFKRDERVIRYLTTKLDKHAIEYAVTRRAKVKAAKA, from the coding sequence ATGAACAATTACGAAACTGTTTTCATTTTAACTCCCGTTCTATCTGAGTCACAGGTAGAGGAAGCAGTGAACAAGTATGTAGATCTTATCAAAGAAAAGAACTGCGAAATCGTTGCTAAAGAAAACTGGGGATTAAAAAAATTAGCTTACCCAATCCAATTGAAAAAGAATGGGTTCTATACTTTAATCGAATTTAAAGGAGAAGGTTCTGTAGTAGCTGACTTAGAATTAGCATTCAAGCGTGACGAGAGAGTAATCCGTTACCTTACTACAAAACTTGACAAGCATGCTATTGAGTACGCTGTAACAAGAAGAGCTAAAGTAAAAGCAGCTAAAGCTTAA
- the rpsR gene encoding 30S ribosomal protein S18: MAIDEMAKQASAGGESEVKFLTPLDINTKSEKKYCRFKKYGIKHVDYKDADFLLQFVNEQGKILPRRYTGTSLKYQRKVSAAIKRARHLSLLPYVADLLK, from the coding sequence ATGGCAATAGATGAAATGGCTAAACAAGCCTCAGCTGGAGGAGAATCAGAAGTAAAATTCCTTACTCCACTTGATATCAACACAAAATCTGAAAAGAAATATTGTAGATTCAAAAAATACGGAATTAAGCACGTTGATTACAAAGATGCTGATTTCTTATTACAGTTTGTAAACGAGCAAGGTAAAATCTTACCAAGAAGATACACTGGAACTTCTTTAAAATACCAAAGAAAAGTTTCTGCTGCTATCAAAAGAGCAAGACACCTTTCTTTACTACCTTACGTAGCTGACTTATTGAAATAA
- the rplI gene encoding 50S ribosomal protein L9 — protein MDIILKQDVENLGLEFDTVSVKPGYARNFLLPQGIALLATPKNKAALEATLEARKEEEAKLIAAANAVVDQLKKTSITIPAKVGSGDKLFGSINNADLSAALAKAGVSVEKKYIKIPGNTIKRTGKVTANIRLHRNVEYNFEFDIVSDAPVVAAPAAKKEEAKSEEA, from the coding sequence ATGGATATCATCCTAAAACAAGACGTAGAAAACTTAGGACTTGAGTTTGATACAGTAAGCGTAAAGCCAGGTTATGCTAGAAACTTCTTACTTCCTCAGGGAATTGCACTTTTGGCTACCCCTAAAAACAAAGCAGCTCTTGAAGCAACTTTGGAAGCTAGAAAAGAAGAAGAAGCTAAATTAATCGCTGCTGCTAACGCTGTAGTAGATCAATTGAAGAAAACTTCTATCACTATTCCTGCAAAAGTAGGTTCTGGTGATAAATTATTCGGATCTATCAACAATGCAGATCTTTCTGCTGCTCTTGCTAAAGCTGGAGTTTCTGTAGAGAAGAAATACATCAAAATCCCAGGGAACACTATTAAGAGAACTGGTAAAGTAACTGCAAACATCAGATTACACAGAAACGTTGAGTACAATTTCGAATTCGATATCGTATCTGACGCTCCAGTTGTAGCTGCACCTGCTGCAAAGAAAGAAGAAGCTAAATCTGAAGAAGCTTAA
- a CDS encoding helix-turn-helix domain-containing protein has protein sequence MNDSHFKEVEDDDAEFYIYHVLTGNVTTDIHYHSSAQLVYAEGGIVHVFTDLKHWYLPARCFMWIPAGTPHYLFSTSPKVDLYNFYFKKEADKNGFFDEINIYSVNELLREMILYTKDWNGKVTKNDQSKYYFLKALKGVLQEKKHKHLAFPIQHPFPKDETLLKIARYIHANLEKPLTIESTAKEFGMGTRTLSRKFKEILGMNYVRFLRALRITRSLELMLEGKYNMYEIAMMVGYNSLSSFSNIFKKVIGVAPTEYQQKLRGDR, from the coding sequence ATGAATGACAGTCATTTTAAAGAAGTAGAAGACGATGATGCCGAATTTTACATATATCATGTCCTTACCGGAAATGTTACTACAGATATCCATTATCATAGTTCTGCCCAATTGGTATATGCAGAAGGAGGTATTGTACATGTCTTTACAGATCTGAAACACTGGTATCTTCCCGCAAGATGTTTCATGTGGATTCCTGCTGGTACACCACATTATCTTTTTTCTACCAGCCCAAAAGTGGATCTGTATAATTTTTATTTTAAAAAAGAAGCTGATAAAAATGGCTTTTTTGATGAAATTAATATTTATTCTGTCAATGAATTACTAAGGGAGATGATTTTATACACCAAAGATTGGAATGGAAAAGTGACAAAAAATGATCAATCTAAATATTATTTTCTCAAAGCACTTAAAGGTGTTTTACAAGAAAAAAAGCACAAACATCTGGCATTTCCAATACAGCATCCCTTTCCCAAAGATGAAACATTATTAAAGATTGCCAGATATATTCATGCCAACCTTGAAAAACCCCTAACAATCGAATCTACAGCTAAAGAATTCGGTATGGGTACAAGAACTCTTTCTAGAAAATTCAAGGAGATTTTGGGCATGAATTACGTTCGTTTCCTGCGAGCTTTAAGAATTACCCGTTCTTTAGAATTAATGCTGGAAGGAAAATATAATATGTATGAGATTGCAATGATGGTTGGCTATAACAGCTTGTCTTCTTTCAGCAATATTTTTAAAAAAGTAATTGGAGTAGCTCCAACGGAATATCAGCAGAAACTGAGAGGGGATAGATAG
- a CDS encoding TolC family protein has translation MIDYQHLGLQQAIEIGLKNNKNIQISHLKQEMSVTNEKDLKMEKLPDIEFHTSYNQVTNLFQYQDGVFNKPTKYDAINGMYDFTLSASIPVYMGGKIKNTEKKAAIDTEISTLKTHLDERQLKMEVITAFLQIHHLKEQQSLINDKMKEDSVNIKQVKALKANGVVTVNEVLRTSLQLSNHKMSWTELDNDIQIAEHKLKTILSLPEQQEMHVDTEDLISDKAAIPYIEELTETALNKNESVEITHKNLSLKELDQKITKANYLPKVVAGGEYFLKYPNMMFFPPEPYAYRLGMIGLNLTYPIENLYKNKYKMQEARENIDLAKLQIEENEEKVRHTVYEAYKKFEETDQKVKIAEEAINQAKENYRIVRTKYVNKLSLITELIDADNTYLEAESNLISVKINRQLKYYQLQYTIGNL, from the coding sequence ATGATAGACTACCAACACCTTGGTCTGCAACAGGCTATAGAAATTGGTTTAAAAAATAACAAGAATATCCAGATCAGTCATTTAAAACAGGAAATGTCTGTTACAAATGAGAAGGATCTGAAAATGGAAAAACTTCCAGATATTGAATTTCATACCAGTTATAATCAGGTGACCAATCTTTTTCAATACCAGGATGGCGTATTTAATAAACCTACAAAATACGATGCGATCAATGGAATGTATGATTTTACGCTATCTGCATCTATTCCTGTTTATATGGGTGGCAAAATAAAAAATACAGAGAAAAAAGCAGCCATTGATACTGAAATTTCAACTTTAAAAACACATCTGGATGAGAGACAGCTTAAAATGGAAGTAATTACCGCTTTTCTTCAAATCCATCATTTAAAAGAACAACAGTCGCTTATTAATGATAAGATGAAAGAAGATTCGGTGAACATTAAGCAAGTAAAAGCATTAAAAGCTAATGGAGTAGTTACCGTGAACGAAGTATTGAGAACTTCATTACAGCTTTCTAACCACAAAATGAGCTGGACAGAACTGGATAATGATATACAGATTGCAGAACATAAGCTGAAAACTATTCTTTCTCTTCCGGAACAGCAGGAAATGCATGTGGATACGGAGGACCTGATCTCTGATAAAGCAGCAATCCCTTATATTGAAGAGTTAACAGAGACAGCCTTAAATAAAAATGAATCGGTTGAAATTACTCACAAGAATCTTTCATTAAAAGAGCTGGATCAGAAAATCACTAAAGCCAATTATTTACCCAAAGTAGTTGCTGGTGGAGAATATTTCTTAAAATATCCGAACATGATGTTCTTTCCGCCTGAACCTTATGCTTACCGTTTGGGAATGATTGGCCTGAACCTTACCTATCCGATCGAAAATCTGTACAAAAACAAATACAAAATGCAGGAAGCCAGAGAAAACATTGATCTTGCCAAACTACAGATTGAGGAAAACGAAGAAAAGGTAAGACATACTGTGTATGAGGCATACAAAAAGTTTGAAGAAACTGATCAAAAAGTAAAAATTGCAGAAGAAGCAATTAATCAGGCTAAGGAAAACTATCGTATTGTAAGAACAAAATATGTGAATAAACTAAGCCTTATTACTGAATTGATTGATGCAGACAATACGTATCTGGAAGCCGAATCTAATCTTATTTCCGTAAAAATTAACAGACAATTAAAATACTATCAACTCCAATATACGATTGGAAACTTATAA